Sequence from the Phragmites australis chromosome 6, lpPhrAust1.1, whole genome shotgun sequence genome:
AAACTAGAAGGCAAACAGAGCTTGTCGGTGTAACGAGCACCATAGTTCAAattaatgtatttttttaactaatatttGCCATCTTTCTAATACCTCCATGATACTTTGATGTGTACGATTGTTTCTCACGCATTTTTTCTAGCTTGTCGCTACAGCGATTTGTTTTAGTGGGGCCGTAGCTCTTGTATCAGTTCTAACGGATATTGCCAATGTTCTGTTCAAAATACATTTCTGGTGAAATCGTGAAATATCATGTACTTCTTTTTACCTTGAATGTTTTTAGAGACGAGATTCATGTATAATAGTTGACAGAGTAAAGATTTCTTTGATCTCGGTCGTTTTCTGGCCTTGGTATATTCCTCTGCTGTGGAGAAAAAATTAAAATGGGAGCCTGATACAAAATTGTCCCAGCCTGTGAAAAATTCTTTCCTGTTCTGATTAAAATATGGTGATTCCTTCATCAAACAAAGAATAAACAGATGAATGCCTTCGAACTTCTGCGCACGAGagaatcaaccaaaaatatgcatatgaaaaCAGAAACGAAGAACAAATAATACTTCCAGCGGCAACAATATCTAAACATTATCATCAGAATAAACAACATTGGTAATACAAGAAAAGCACTTTCGTTGAATCTATGGAAAGAACTTCATGGTTTACATATCCGAAGAGAACTCCTAGCTACAAAATTTGGTGCTGCAGGTCGAGGCTTAATTCGCTGCAACTTGCTAGAGGCTAATAGAAGTGGAAGCCTCCCCAGGACACGCCGTCCAGCTGTGTTCCCGCGACCATGTCGCCGATGTCCGGCACCGCACATAAGCTCCCCAGCATGCCCTGGCGTGCCGGATTCTTTGACGTCAAGAACACCTGCTGATCCTGGTCTTCTCCATGCGGGTGCTCCGCCGTGACGGATTCTTGGACCATCGGGAGCTGCATCGCGTGCTTGACCTGCTGCTCTGTTGTTGGCGCTGCCGCTTGGACGTGTTCCTCGAAGCAGGTCTCTGCAACGGCCGACGCTGGGGAAAGGAAGTGCAGCAAGTCGTTGCTGCGAAGATCATCGACCATCTCCGAGATTTCTTCGTCCGTAAGAACACGTTGCGTGGGTTCTTGTTCTCCAGATGCGTGCGCCGCGCCGGAGCCTTGACCGACCGTCGTTGGAGTCGACTCAGAAACCGAAGTCGCAGAATCACTGTCGGCGGCGCCGGTGGCGACGCACGCCCGCTGCGCGGCGGGCTCACCCTGGCCGTCGTCGTGGTCGTCCGGCACGCGCTTGCGCTTCTGGCCGTGTCCGGTGAAGGCGACGTGGCAGATCTTGAGCGATGGGCATGGCGCTGAGGTTATCGTGTACTCGTGCATCACCCACCCCGTGCTGCCGCTCTTGCCGCCGCCCAGGTGCAGGTTGAGGTTGTTCCTGCTCCACTTGATCTTCTCGCCGCACACGCTCAGTTCCTTGTCGAGTCGCTTCTGCTTCACCCACGTCCCGCCGCCGGCGCAGCCGCGATCCTGGCGGGCTCCTTCCTTGGCGTCGCTGGTGCGGACGTAGAAGTAGGCCTCGTCGTCGTCCGCCCGGTGGTGGCGCTCGAAGAGTTTCCAGGGCAGCGTGCTGGCTGCCGTGTCGTCCTCGACGATGACGCCGTGGAATGGGGCCGGCTGGCCGCGGACGCGCGGTAGGAGGTACAACTCCACGAGCTCGTCGTCGTCGGGGCAGAACTTGACGCCGGGCGGGATCTCCAGGATGTCCTCCGCCGTTGGTGCTGCCGCCATGGTGGTTCTTGGTTTCGGCGAGACCGAAAGGGAGAGAGATCTAGCGAGTGGTAGACGAGGAGAGGACGATGGGGGTGTGGGTTTCTGCGAGTGGCTTGGCTCGGCAGAGGTTGTGGCCTTATATATAGGCGATGCTCGCAATCCGATTGGCGCTGGACGATATTTGCTTGGTGCAGTGGCTTCCGGATTCCTCTGCTCTGCTGGTTCCGCATAACTCGGATCCAATCGAAGCCATTGAATTATCAGTACACCGCATCCGTATGCTTGCGCCCTGTGTGCACCGCCCAAGGCTACAGTGAACCGACGCTGTTTCTTGATTGAACCGTGAAGACTATAGAAGAAATGCGTACTCATGGACGAGCACGGGAGccgtgtactcaccggagtgtttctgctcagaagaaaaaatggaacaacgcactggatggtccggtgatcagaggaggattcacatcggagcatttgcaccagagaaggttgcagccatcaaagattgaagatcaacccaccggagcCTCGAGGATGGATATATATAGTACAAAGTTTAGAGGCCAAGAAGCCTCTCCTATAGATAAGGCAGGTATCATAGGATTACAATCAATCCTAAACTAATATATCTGGAGATGCAGATGCTGTGACTGGAGAAACTGACGAGTTTCTCATGCAGATGGTAGCCCTTTGTGCCTAATGTTGAGGTAGCCAAGAGCGAGATGAGTAGCCATGGCCAAGGATGTTGTGCGTGATATAGCTGTGGTTGACGTAGCCATACTCTGGGCTGCCGCGGTCGAGGGAGCCGCACATGAAGCCACGAGCGCAAGGAGGTGCCATGGTGACATGCGTAGGGAGGCCTAAGGGAAGAAGATGGTGATGCAGATGAGGCAATCATAGAAGAGGAGGTCAATGCCAAGTCGAAGCAGTCTAGGACATCGTGTATGAGGCTTGCACCGAGTTTGCCAAGCCTAAAAACGCGTCAGGATGAAGGCACACATCGGTCTTACCAGTACCGAGCGCGTGAAGGTAGGTAGCCTAATCTTGCGCCAGTGTCTGAGGGGCCAGTAGAGGAGGCTCAATGGTCACGGTGCACAAAGTAGTGAGGGCGAGAGTGCCGATGCAGCCTACGGTTCCCAGAGTAGACGAAGTAGTTAGGGGGGGGGGCAAGACTACTACGTTGGCGATGAGGTTGCGCTAGATGAAGGCATTAGAGGAGGAACCAATGGCCTGGAGTGGCAACGCTGGTGTCCGGGAGAGCATGACGGCAATGCTCGAAGAAGCCAACGAAGAACACCTGAACAACGTGATGAGGAGCAAGGGTGCCGATGATTGAGGCAATGAAGCACCGAAGAGAGGGCGTTGGTTAGCCAAAGCATCATGGCACGAGGGATGGCGATGTTGGGCGATGACACTATGGAGGCATGGCCACGGGCGGCAGCGTTGCAGCCCAAAGGTGATGCAGCCGCAGCCCCGATGCTCGAGAAGAAATGCGTACTCATGGACGAGCACGGGAGCCGCTGCAGATTGGCTGGAACAAACCACGCGCGATCGACTGATCAGACAGAGGGTGTGTGAGGCAATCAAGACAGAGGGTCCCGCGTGGAGGCAACGATGAACCAACTTGGAGCGTCGTGAGGGTAGGGTAGACGGACGAAGATGGGTGATGACCAGATGCATGGAGGAGTACGTGTGCAGAAGAAGCGTGCACCAATCCAGGAGCATGGTCATGCACATGGTCAGGCACGTGGTGAGCGGCGTGGTCGTACAcatgtgccggttcataagctcacTGTCGGGTTATGGCTGATAGAATATGAGGATTGatgtagcaaaaatgatcctattaggtcatgattgtgattttagtgattaatgataacatagtcaacgggactaatatgtttgtcaagaatatatgttagtaggtcttatggatacaatacatgaagaagccaccgcagccgggataaagtttggttgaattggagaaattctagaagatttgttctcaccggatgatccggtgtagtAAAGGCTTACTCACTTAAGTATTCTCAGCAGAGGGGAAAGAaggcaccggatagtctagtgttgAGACccgtgtactcaccggagtgtttctgctcagaaggcaaaatggaacaactcaccagatggtccggtgatcagaggaggattcacatcggagcatttgtACCAGAAAAGGTTGCAGCCAccaaagattgaagatcaacccaccagatcgtccggtgatcatagagagttgcaccagagcatttccagggaaaaaaaagagaaggtcCGTTGTGAATGGATTTAACACCGGATGAattcatcggagcattttacacagagagactgcAAAGGCGCGGTTTGGCTCagataactcaccgaatggtccgatgatgaagagatgcacaccggaggctttaTCAAAGTAATTTGcttagagaagaaggaaagacttggatggctcaggataactcaccggatgatctggtgttagtaccactgttctcaccggatcatccggtgttaataatttttctgagctgttgggaaaacggctagttagcgagttttaggctataaatacccttcgactcagtcatttgaggttgctggagtctagagaagactatagatacttgagaagactatagatacttgagaagacatcgaaGCCtctaaagtgctaaaagtgatcatctaaggtaattagcacatagattagggagtgattagtactattaggcctagagacagtgttgctaggtgatagctacctagagagtggatcaaggagtgatccaagcttttACTTACTGGTACGTCGGTGCCTTaaagtcttgatgactcacccgtAACTTGAGCCAAAGTTGCTCAAacttgttaaccctctgacttggtgtggagcagtggcaagacacgtgtatggaGACGCGAAGactcttgctttggtggctcaagctctgaagtgatcatggtggcaagGGATCGGAAGAGAAGCTTGTGgcgaggccttgccttggtggcttggctaCTTATCCGgattgaggccttgtctttgtgacttggtggctcaataacCGTGATCGGATGCTgtccgggagcatatccttggtggagctccaatttggactaggggtgacattcataccatcgataccatgggaaaaattcttgtgccgagtttgctctctctaccttatttacgtttctgcatttacttacttgtatTTTACCTTCTTAGGTTACaaacgctttgatcggtagagtagacacactagataaacctagagcacattcagatagaaattgatatatgtttatcttgtgttgtttttggagctaaatagattctaagtgtcctaattcacccccctcttaggacgtcatcgatcctCACAATTGGTTAATGTGGTTGATATATTGCATTGAGCCTCGAGGacaaatatatagagtacaaagTTTAGAGGGCAAGAAGCCTCTCTTATAGATAAGGCAGGTATCATGGGATTACAATCAATCCTAAACTAATATATCTGGAGATATCccaaatatactctaacatTCCCCCACAGTCGCAGCAGGAGTGCCGCAGACAATGAGACTGGAGAGGAAGACGAATGACATCCCCCGTAGTCGAAACAACGTGATGCAGATGCCATGACTGGAGAAACCGACGAGTTTCTCATGCAGATGGTAGCCCTTTGTGCCTAATGTTGAGGTAGCCAAGAGCGAGACGAGTAGCCGTGGTCAAGGATGTTGTGTGTGATATAGATGTGGTCGATGTAGCCATTCTCGAGGTTATCGTGGGGCACAGGGATTCCTGAGGGAAGAAGACGATGATGCGGACGAGGCAATCGTAGAAGAAGAGGTCGATGCCAAAGTCAACGCAGTCCAGGCCATCGAGTATGAGGCATGCACCAAGTTTGCCAAACCCAAAAATGCGTCGGGTATGAAGGCATGCACCGGTGTTACTAGTACCGGGCGCATGAAGGTAGGTAGCCCAGTCATGCAGTAGTGTCTGAGGGACCAGTAGAGGAGAACTCAACGGTCGCAGTGCGCAAAGCAGTAAGGACGAGAGTGCCGATGCAGCCCGCGGTTCCTAGAGTAGACGAAGTAGTTGGGGCGGGGGGAGACTGCTACGTTGGCAGTGAGGTTGTGCTAGACGAAGGTGTAGAGGAGGAACCAACGGCCTGGAGTGGCAACGCTGGTGTCTGGGAGAGTGTGACGGTGGTACTCGAAGAAGCCGACAAAGAACATCGAAACAACATGATGAGGACCAAGGGCGCCGATGACTGAGGTGGTGATGTGCTGAAGAGGGGGCGTTGGTTAGCCGAAGTGTTGTGGCACGCGGGATGGAAATGTTGGGCAACAGCGCTACAGAGGCACAGCCACGGGTGGCAGCACTGCAGCCCAAAGGCAATGTAGCCGCAGCCCTAGTTCTCGGGAAGAAGCAAGTACTCATGAACGAGGAGGGAGACACTGCAGATCGGCCAGAACGAACTGCACTCGATCAGTTGATCAGACAGAGGGCGCTGAGGTGATCAATGCAGAGGGTCTCGCATGGAGGCGACGACGAACCATCTTGGAGCACTGTGAGGGCAAGGTAGACGGGCGGAGACAGGCGACGACCAGATGCATGGAGGAGTACATGTGGAGAAGAGGCGTGGACCAATCCAGGCGTGTGGTCGTGCGTGTGGTCGGGCGCATGGTGAGCGGTGTGGTTGATATAGGATGCGTGGAGCTAGATCAAGCATGTGGAGACAGAGATGTAGCATGACAACGATGCATGGACAGACGGCATTCTAGAGACGTTGGTGCTTGCAGCCGAGTGACAGTCTGGAGACGTCAGTGCATGCACGTGGATGCGGGCGACGTGGGCGATGGTGATGGAGACCGGATCCAGGCGGATGGAGATGTGTCTACATGTCTCGTGGCGTGTGGACGGCGTGTCGACGTGCCCCTTGGCGCGTGGAGACCGGTAGGAGGTGCGGAGGCATGGAGATGTCCCGTGCGCGTGGATGTAGGGGCAATCAGCGTGACGCGTGGAGATGAGGCAGGCATGTGTCGGTGTGATGATGGATACAGTCGACGGTCCGGAGATGGAGAGTCGGGCGTTACAAGCCCAGTAATGTTGCACGAATGGAGCAGGCTGCACGATGTCGCAGCCGAGGTCAGTTGGAGTAGAGGCACGAAGACGACAAGTGTGAGCGATGTAAATCGATCTTGGATCGGAATAAAAAAAccaaagataaatatctatcaatGACCGATGAGAGAGAAAAACCCGATCAACGGATCAGTAAAAGACTCTCTAAGGTGGCCGATCAACACGATCGGTGGCATGAACCCTACGTACAAGCGATGCTGCCCCTGGTGGAGATTATGGAGAGTGATCTCCCTGAGGGCACGCAGTGCGGAAGCTGACGGCGTCTAGAGTTTGTGGCCTAGGATCAGAACCTAAACTCGTGATACCATGATAAAATATGAAGATTGGTTAATGTAGTCAATATATTGCATCGATCCTCGAGGGTAGAATTTATTAAGTACAAAGCTTGGAGGGCAAGAAACCTTTCCTAGAGATAAAGAAGGTGTCCTAAGATTACAATCAATCATAAACTACCATATATGGAGATATCCCAACTATATTCTAACAGTGGttagaaccaacagtgataataactatcactgtcggttcaaaagCTCACTGATAGAGTAATAATTGAGCAATAAATGCCAGCAGGAATTTGAGATctgaaagaggaagaagaaggtggagggTTGTTGGATCTATCCAACGGTTGAAAATATTGAGTAACGTGAGGACCAGAAATGGTCTAATTGTTAACGAGTGATGTATGCGATATGTACCATATTTTTCTTGATATGAGTTtcctagagttttttttttcaaaaatggtaTTCTCCCTTCTCTTGCAAACTGACATTTAAAAGTAGGAGCAGGCTAATGCCCGCACATGCATCCTAAGTTGGTTCCGTCCGCACACCCCTAATTAGGAAACTATACTTAATTAGTTTCTTTCCTCGTTAGGCAAACTACCTAATTAGGCATACAGGATGCATTCATGACTGCATATTAGTCAACACCGGTATGCATTCAGGAATGCTTAACGTGCACACATTCTAGAGGAAAGCAAAATGCTTTGACTAGGAAAAACATAGGTATGCATTCAGATTTAGCATCCCATTATTCGTCTGTACAAAGATATCACATAATAGAGTGTGAACTAGAAAATTCAAACATGAGCATAAATGAGCACACATATTCATAGATCACACACATCCAGATCACAGGATTCTACGCCATTTTCTTGATCCCACATGATCAAATTATTATTCTCACAGAATGTATCATATAACTAGCCATTTTAGTACCTGAATTGCaaacaaagggaaaaaaaaggtaTGAACAATTAACTTTGCAATCTACTTATTCATTTACTTTCTACTATACATTTGGCCAAATATTTGctaaatagataaaaaaaatacttctcCAAAATAGTTAACTATCTCACTGAATCACCAGATGTCTAACAGTGAatgcaaaacaaacaaaaggTATAAAAGA
This genomic interval carries:
- the LOC133923145 gene encoding NAC domain-containing protein 96-like, which produces MAAAPTAEDILEIPPGVKFCPDDDELVELYLLPRVRGQPAPFHGVIVEDDTAASTLPWKLFERHHRADDDEAYFYVRTSDAKEGARQDRGCAGGGTWVKQKRLDKELSVCGEKIKWSRNNLNLHLGGGKSGSTGWVMHEYTITSAPCPSLKICHVAFTGHGQKRKRVPDDHDDGQGEPAAQRACVATGAADSDSATSVSESTPTTVGQGSGAAHASGEQEPTQRVLTDEEISEMVDDLRSNDLLHFLSPASAVAETCFEEHVQAAAPTTEQQVKHAMQLPMVQESVTAEHPHGEDQDQQVFLTSKNPARQGMLGSLCAVPDIGDMVAGTQLDGVSWGGFHFY